The genomic region CCGTGGTCGATCCCGCTCCAGCGCATCAACGATGGCCGCGGCCACAGCCTCCGGCGGATCCTCGGCGACATTCAACTCGGCATTCATGGCGCGCGCGGCGGCGCTGTTCATGGCCGTTCGGGTGCTGCGGGGTGACACCCAGAGCAGGCGCGGGCCCTGCGCGCCCAATTCCCGCGTCAGGGCTTCGGCAAAGGTTCGCAATCCACCCTTGGCAGCGCCATAGGCAGCAAATCCGGGATGGCCGATCTGGCCCAGTGTGGAACCGATCATCACCAGCGCGCCCTGGGGGCGCGCCGATAGCTGCGGCAACAACCCATGCGTCAACAGCATGGGCGCGAGCAGATCGGTGCAGAGCAGATGTTCGATCTGTGCCGGCTGCATGTCGGTGTACAGGCCGAAATGACCGCCCGCCGCATTCAGGACCGCCGCATCGATGCCGCCGTCGCTGGCCGCGAAGCGCAGCAGCTCGGCCCGTCCCTCCTGGCTTGTCAGATCGGCCAGCAGCGAGCGGGTCTCACCCGGCAGCGATTTCAGCAGTGCCGTCATCCGTTCGGGGCTGCGTCCGTGGACGCGCAGAAGCGCTCCACGCTCGGCCAGAGCACGCGCCAGGGCACCACCAATGCCTCCGGTGGCACCGGTGATCAGAAAACACCGCTGTTCCAGGTTCATGCGGCCTCCGCAAATGCCGGCGCGGCGTCGCGTATGGACTCGAACACGGCCCCGTACAATCGATAGAACATGCGCGCCGCG from Rhodanobacteraceae bacterium harbors:
- a CDS encoding SDR family oxidoreductase; this translates as MNLEQRCFLITGATGGIGGALARALAERGALLRVHGRSPERMTALLKSLPGETRSLLADLTSQEGRAELLRFAASDGGIDAAVLNAAGGHFGLYTDMQPAQIEHLLCTDLLAPMLLTHGLLPQLSARPQGALVMIGSTLGQIGHPGFAAYGAAKGGLRTFAEALTRELGAQGPRLLWVSPRSTRTAMNSAAARAMNAELNVAEDPPEAVAAAIVDALERDRPRVQMGLAENVFVRLNAVLPALVDRAMSSKLSTIQRHARNAQPQTQS